The Clostridium sporogenes genome contains a region encoding:
- the purE gene encoding 5-(carboxyamino)imidazole ribonucleotide mutase — protein sequence MKVAIIFGSKSDTDKMKGAAKALKEFNIEYKAYILSAHRVPEKLMETIEDLEKEGYECIIAGAGLAAHLPGVIASHTVLPVIGVPIEAAVGGMDSLLSIVQMPKSIPVATVGINNSYNAGMLAVQILSLKYKNLREKLIEYRKDMKEKFINDNKEGVEL from the coding sequence ATGAAAGTAGCGATTATTTTTGGAAGTAAGTCTGATACTGACAAAATGAAAGGAGCCGCGAAAGCTTTAAAAGAGTTTAATATAGAATATAAAGCTTACATACTTTCAGCACATAGAGTACCAGAAAAATTGATGGAAACAATTGAAGATTTAGAAAAGGAAGGTTATGAATGTATAATTGCTGGGGCAGGTCTTGCAGCACATTTGCCTGGAGTTATAGCTTCTCATACTGTTCTTCCAGTTATAGGAGTTCCTATAGAGGCTGCAGTTGGAGGAATGGATTCACTTTTATCTATAGTTCAAATGCCTAAATCTATACCTGTAGCTACAGTAGGTATAAATAATAGTTATAATGCAGGAATGCTTGCGGTACAAATATTGTCTTTAAAGTATAAAAACTTAAGGGAAAAACTTATAGAATATAGAAAAGATATGAAAGAAAAATTTATAAATGATAACAAAGAGGGAGTGGAGTTATAA
- the xdh gene encoding selenium-dependent xanthine dehydrogenase: protein MYEFILNGRNVSVSEDMNLLEYLRDHEDLTSVKNGCAEGACGACMILLDGKAVRACINTTAKVHGKDIKTVEGLTEFEKKVFTWAFSKAGAVQCGFCIPGMIISAKALLDKNLNPNKKEIKTAIRGNVCRCTGYVKIIKAIEMAAEAFRDGKLILNEEYKGKIGENIPRIDARDKILGIGKYVDDMKVEGMIYGSALRIKYPRALVKSIDISEALKHPDVETIITAKDIPGNRYIGHIIKDWPAMIDVGEETRYVGDSVALVAAKNKKALKEILNLIKVEYEELEPISNPDMAMDEDAPKIHPKGNVLTVEKVNRGDVDEAIANSKYVVSNHYSTPFTEHAFLEPESALAMPDEDGVIIYTGSQGIYDEQREISELLGLPKEKVRTISKYVGGGFGGKEDMSVQHHAALLAWIIKKPVKVTLSRKESIKIHPKRHAMEMTITTACDEKGNLTAFKADIVADTGAYASLGGPVLQRACTHAAGPYKCPNVKIKGTAVYTNNPPGGAFRGFGVTQSVFASECNLNLLAQKVGISPWEIRFKNAVEPGDALPNGQIADKGTAIKETILAVKDIYENNKYVGIACCMKNSGVGVGLPDIGRCNLVVIKGKVHIRTSAACIGQGLGTILIQIICETTDLLPEQIILDLPDTKFAPNSGTTTASRQTVFTGEATRIASLKLKDKLLTTSLEECEGEEFYGEYQGITDPINSDKKNPVSHVAYGYATQVVILNDDGKVEKVVAAHDVGKAINSTNVEGQIEGGIVMGLGYAFTEDYPLNKSIPTAKFGTLGLFRATDIPEIQPIIIEKNTNDLAYGAKGIGEITTIPTAPAAQGAYYKFDGEFRKKLPLKDTAYRRKK from the coding sequence GTGTATGAATTTATATTAAATGGAAGAAATGTATCTGTTTCAGAGGATATGAATTTGCTTGAATATTTAAGAGATCATGAAGATTTAACTTCAGTAAAAAATGGTTGTGCAGAAGGTGCTTGTGGAGCCTGTATGATACTTCTTGATGGTAAAGCTGTTAGAGCATGTATAAATACAACTGCAAAAGTACATGGTAAGGATATTAAAACTGTAGAAGGACTAACAGAATTTGAAAAAAAGGTTTTTACATGGGCTTTCTCTAAAGCTGGCGCAGTACAATGTGGTTTTTGTATCCCTGGAATGATAATAAGTGCAAAAGCCCTTTTAGATAAAAATCTAAATCCAAATAAAAAAGAAATTAAAACTGCCATTAGAGGAAATGTATGTAGATGTACTGGATATGTGAAGATAATAAAAGCCATTGAAATGGCAGCAGAAGCTTTTAGAGATGGTAAGCTTATACTTAATGAAGAATATAAAGGAAAGATAGGCGAAAACATTCCAAGAATAGATGCAAGAGATAAAATTTTAGGTATAGGAAAATATGTAGATGATATGAAAGTAGAAGGGATGATTTATGGTTCTGCTTTAAGAATAAAATATCCTAGGGCATTAGTAAAAAGCATTGATATTAGTGAAGCTTTAAAACATCCAGATGTAGAAACAATTATTACAGCAAAAGATATTCCAGGAAATAGATATATAGGACATATTATAAAAGATTGGCCAGCAATGATAGATGTAGGTGAAGAAACAAGGTATGTTGGAGATTCAGTAGCCTTAGTAGCAGCAAAAAACAAGAAAGCTTTAAAAGAAATACTTAATTTAATAAAAGTAGAATATGAAGAATTAGAACCTATTTCTAATCCTGATATGGCAATGGATGAAGATGCCCCTAAAATTCACCCTAAGGGAAATGTGTTGACAGTAGAAAAAGTTAATAGAGGAGATGTGGATGAGGCAATAGCTAATTCTAAATATGTGGTTAGTAATCACTATTCCACCCCATTTACTGAACATGCTTTTTTAGAGCCTGAAAGTGCTTTAGCTATGCCAGATGAAGATGGAGTTATTATTTATACAGGAAGCCAAGGTATATATGATGAGCAAAGAGAGATTTCAGAGCTTTTGGGACTGCCTAAAGAAAAAGTAAGGACTATTAGCAAATATGTAGGCGGAGGCTTTGGTGGTAAAGAAGATATGAGCGTACAGCATCATGCTGCTCTTCTTGCATGGATTATTAAAAAGCCTGTTAAAGTAACATTAAGTCGTAAAGAAAGTATTAAGATTCATCCTAAAAGACATGCTATGGAGATGACAATTACTACTGCTTGTGATGAAAAAGGAAACTTAACAGCTTTTAAAGCAGATATTGTGGCAGATACTGGCGCTTATGCATCATTGGGAGGCCCTGTACTTCAAAGAGCTTGCACTCATGCAGCTGGACCATATAAATGTCCTAATGTAAAAATAAAGGGTACGGCTGTATATACTAATAATCCCCCAGGAGGAGCTTTTAGAGGATTTGGAGTAACACAATCAGTTTTTGCATCAGAGTGTAATTTAAATCTTTTAGCGCAAAAGGTTGGTATATCTCCTTGGGAAATAAGATTCAAAAATGCAGTAGAGCCAGGAGATGCATTGCCTAATGGACAAATTGCTGATAAAGGTACTGCAATTAAGGAAACTATATTGGCCGTGAAAGATATATATGAAAATAATAAGTATGTAGGAATAGCATGTTGTATGAAAAATTCAGGAGTCGGTGTTGGATTACCTGATATAGGTAGATGTAATTTGGTGGTGATAAAAGGAAAAGTTCACATAAGAACTAGCGCAGCTTGTATAGGTCAAGGACTTGGAACAATTCTTATACAAATAATATGTGAAACAACAGATTTATTACCAGAACAGATAATTTTAGATTTACCAGATACAAAATTTGCACCAAATTCAGGCACAACTACAGCATCAAGACAAACAGTATTTACTGGAGAAGCTACAAGAATCGCATCATTAAAGCTTAAAGATAAATTGTTAACTACATCACTAGAAGAGTGCGAAGGTGAAGAATTTTATGGGGAATATCAAGGTATTACAGACCCTATTAATTCTGATAAAAAGAATCCAGTAAGTCATGTGGCTTATGGTTATGCAACCCAAGTTGTTATTCTTAATGATGATGGAAAAGTAGAAAAAGTAGTTGCAGCTCATGATGTTGGAAAAGCTATAAATTCAACTAATGTAGAAGGACAAATTGAAGGTGGAATAGTTATGGGACTTGGATATGCATTTACAGAGGATTATCCATTAAATAAATCTATTCCAACGGCTAAATTTGGTACATTAGGTTTATTTAGAGCTACTGATATACCAGAAATTCAACCAATAATAATTGAAAAGAATACTAATGATTTAGCTTATGGTGCGAAAGGAATAGGTGAAATTACAACCATACCAACAGCTCCAGCAGCTCAAGGTGCTTATTATAAATTTGATGGAGAGTTTAGAAAAAAGCTTCCTCTCAAAGATACTGCTTATAGAAGGAAAAAATAA
- a CDS encoding YgeY family selenium metabolism-linked hydrolase, translated as METIKKEEILKLAEKYKEEMSKFLRDMARIPSESCDEKDVVLRIKEEMEKVGFDKVEIDPMGNVLGFIGHGKHVIAMDAHIDTVGIGDKNLWNYDPYEGYEDDEIIIGRGVTDQEGGMASMVYAGKIIKELGLEDDYTLIVTGTVQEEDCDGLCWQYIVNEDKIKPEFVVITEPTSLNIYRGHRGRMEIKVTTHGVSCHGSAPERGDNAIFKMAPILNELKALNENLKYDEFLGKGTLTVSEIFFSSPSRCAVADGCTISVDRRLTDGETWEYAIQQIKNLPSVKAANGEVEMYSYERPSYTGLVYPTECFFPTWVLKEDHPICETAVKCYKDLFKSEPKVDKWTFSTNAVSIMGRYGIPCIGFGPGHEDQAHAPNERTWKEELVKSAAMYALIPITYVKEFANK; from the coding sequence ATGGAAACTATTAAAAAGGAAGAAATATTAAAATTAGCTGAAAAGTATAAAGAAGAAATGTCAAAATTCTTAAGAGATATGGCTAGAATTCCAAGTGAAAGTTGCGACGAAAAAGATGTAGTACTTAGAATAAAAGAAGAAATGGAAAAAGTAGGATTTGATAAAGTAGAAATAGATCCTATGGGAAATGTATTAGGATTTATAGGTCATGGTAAACATGTTATTGCTATGGATGCTCATATAGATACAGTTGGAATAGGTGATAAAAATTTATGGAACTATGATCCTTACGAAGGATATGAAGATGATGAAATAATAATAGGAAGAGGAGTAACAGACCAAGAGGGCGGAATGGCTTCTATGGTTTATGCTGGAAAAATAATAAAAGAACTTGGTTTAGAAGATGATTATACATTAATAGTAACAGGTACCGTTCAAGAAGAAGATTGCGATGGTTTATGTTGGCAATATATAGTTAATGAAGATAAAATAAAACCAGAATTTGTTGTAATTACAGAACCAACTTCTTTAAATATATATAGAGGACATAGAGGAAGAATGGAAATAAAAGTTACAACTCATGGTGTTAGTTGTCATGGATCAGCACCAGAAAGAGGAGATAATGCAATATTTAAAATGGCTCCTATATTAAATGAATTAAAAGCCTTAAATGAAAACTTAAAATATGATGAATTCTTAGGAAAAGGTACTTTAACTGTATCTGAAATATTCTTCTCATCACCATCAAGATGTGCAGTTGCAGATGGTTGCACTATATCTGTAGACAGAAGACTTACTGATGGTGAGACTTGGGAATATGCAATTCAACAAATTAAGAATTTACCATCAGTAAAAGCAGCAAATGGTGAAGTTGAGATGTATAGTTATGAAAGACCTTCATATACTGGCTTAGTATATCCAACAGAATGTTTCTTCCCAACTTGGGTATTAAAAGAAGACCATCCAATATGTGAAACAGCTGTTAAGTGTTATAAAGATTTATTTAAGAGTGAACCGAAAGTTGATAAATGGACATTCTCTACAAATGCAGTTTCTATAATGGGCAGATATGGAATACCATGTATTGGATTTGGCCCAGGACATGAAGACCAAGCTCATGCACCTAATGAAAGAACTTGGAAAGAAGAATTAGTAAAATCAGCAGCAATGTATGCTCTTATACCAATAACTTATGTAAAAGAATTTGCTAATAAATAA
- the ssnA gene encoding putative aminohydrolase SsnA, translating into MLLIGNGKVITRDNTRPIIDNGCIAVDENKIIEIGSTEILKNKYKESQFIDAKGKLIMPGFINTHMHYYSTFARGMANDSPPAKSLCDILKGLWWRLDKVLTLEDVYYSAAVPMIDQIKNGVTTVFDHHASAHAVKGSLFKIAEASETMGIRSNLCYETSDRDGEKIAQEGVNENVEFIKYCNAKNDDMIKGMFGLHASMTISDKTLEKCVDEVKGLNTGFHVHCGEGIEDLEDSKKKYGKGIIERWNNAGVLCDKTIAVHCIYVSDEEMDMLKEKNTIVVHNPESNMGNAVGVSPVLKMYKKGILLGLGTDGYTPDIIESYKVGNIIHKHATGDSTVAWTEIPEMLFENNRRITERFIDGKVGILKEGALADIIVVDYNPPTLINENNINSHILFGINGRHVDTTIINGKVLMEDRKLLHVDEERIMARSRELAKEVWKRF; encoded by the coding sequence ATGTTGCTGATTGGAAATGGAAAAGTTATAACTAGAGATAATACTAGACCAATCATAGACAATGGATGCATTGCTGTTGATGAAAATAAAATAATTGAGATTGGATCAACAGAAATTTTAAAAAATAAGTATAAGGAATCCCAATTTATAGATGCAAAAGGAAAACTTATAATGCCAGGATTTATAAATACTCATATGCACTATTATAGTACTTTTGCTAGGGGGATGGCTAATGATAGTCCACCAGCAAAGTCATTATGTGACATACTTAAAGGTCTTTGGTGGAGATTAGATAAGGTATTAACCTTAGAAGATGTTTACTATAGTGCTGCGGTACCTATGATTGATCAAATAAAAAATGGTGTAACAACTGTATTTGATCACCATGCTAGTGCTCACGCTGTTAAAGGAAGCTTATTTAAAATTGCAGAAGCATCAGAGACAATGGGAATTCGTAGTAATTTGTGTTACGAAACTTCTGATAGAGATGGGGAAAAGATTGCACAAGAAGGCGTTAATGAGAATGTAGAATTTATTAAGTACTGTAATGCTAAAAATGATGACATGATCAAAGGTATGTTTGGACTTCATGCATCTATGACAATATCTGATAAAACTCTAGAAAAATGTGTAGACGAAGTTAAAGGTTTAAATACAGGATTCCATGTTCATTGTGGAGAAGGCATTGAAGATTTAGAGGATTCAAAGAAAAAATACGGCAAGGGAATTATAGAAAGATGGAATAATGCAGGAGTTCTTTGTGATAAAACTATAGCGGTACATTGTATTTATGTTTCAGATGAAGAGATGGATATGCTTAAAGAAAAGAATACAATAGTAGTTCATAATCCTGAATCAAATATGGGTAATGCAGTAGGTGTTTCTCCGGTACTTAAGATGTATAAAAAAGGTATTTTATTAGGATTAGGAACTGATGGATATACTCCAGATATTATTGAATCTTATAAAGTAGGAAACATTATTCATAAACATGCTACTGGCGATTCAACTGTGGCATGGACTGAAATTCCTGAAATGTTATTTGAAAATAACAGAAGGATTACAGAAAGATTTATTGATGGTAAAGTTGGAATTTTAAAAGAAGGTGCACTAGCAGACATAATTGTAGTAGATTATAATCCACCAACACTAATTAATGAAAATAACATCAACAGTCATATATTATTTGGTATCAATGGAAGACATGTAGATACAACTATTATAAATGGTAAAGTTTTAATGGAAGACAGAAAACTTCTTCATGTTGATGAAGAAAGAATTATGGCTAGAAGCAGAGAACTAGCAAAAGAAGTTTGGAAACGATTTTAA
- the ygfK gene encoding putative selenate reductase subunit YgfK gives MGDKMRPISFNKMITWIIKELEEKESIFGIHKNKFYRNNNSKYIELFGEKLASPLGPAAGPNSQLTQNIVASYLTGSRFIELKTVQVIDGEDLPVAKPCIHAQDECYNVEWSTELTVPKAYDEYIKAWFLLHVLMKELNLSEERDFMFNMSVGYDLDGIKSSRVDAYIEGMRNASNTKIWNECKETLLSNIDLFSNFSKEDLDKISPVVCPSITLSTLHGCPPEEIEKIAKYLLEEKNLHTFIKMNPTLLGEKFVRDTFDKMGYDYIVLNPNHFINDLQYKDGVSMIKRLKSVAKNLNLELGVKLTNTLPVKIENGELPGEEMYMSGRSLFPLTISLASKLASEFNGDLQISYSGGADFFNVEKILKAGIQPITFATTILKPGGYERITQMAKTVEEHLKGTFKGIDIEYLNELANSALSDKYHLKDLRPVDSRKISLELPTYDCAVAPCTIGCPINQQIPEYVSLVGEKKYDEAFEVIAKDNTSPAITGTICNHNCQYKCTRLDYDESVLIRDMKKVAVLNAEDKYIENTREANIRSDKKVAVIGAGPAGLSVALFLRRNGVDVTVMDRKEKPYGVIEYVIPEFRISPDMVKKDFDLVKKQGVKFKFGIDENLDIDALKKEYDYVVLAIGAWKPGKLTLKEGGEKTIDAISFLENHKTSKGDINLGKHVCIIGGGDVAMDAARAAKRTNGVEEVSIAYRRTKKYMPASLEEIELVESEGILFKELLSPMAIKGSKLICEEMKLGEKDASGRRKPVGTGNTVELEADTVILAVGQQVDSDLLKKNKIELNAKGLPKVKESCETNITNVYVAGDMKKGPATIVKAIADGKAVSKDILSKEGLSNDFDKKVFPINEKKVYSKKGILKDHNCVENESERCLSCSNICELCVDVCPNRANVVINVEGDFSSSHQIVHLDGMCNECGNCGIFCPYKGNPYKDKLTLFWTKEDFEDSTNKGFLVIDKDKGTCKVRREDAEIIDYIIGKENNVSKEMDSMIKTFINEYSYML, from the coding sequence ATGGGTGATAAGATGCGACCAATTTCTTTTAATAAAATGATTACATGGATTATTAAAGAGCTTGAAGAAAAAGAATCTATTTTTGGAATTCATAAGAATAAATTCTATAGAAATAATAATAGTAAATATATAGAATTATTTGGTGAAAAGTTAGCATCTCCACTTGGCCCGGCAGCAGGTCCTAATTCTCAGTTAACACAAAACATAGTTGCATCTTACTTAACAGGAAGCCGTTTTATTGAATTAAAAACAGTACAAGTTATTGATGGAGAGGATTTACCTGTAGCTAAGCCATGTATTCATGCTCAAGATGAATGCTATAACGTAGAATGGTCTACAGAATTAACAGTACCAAAGGCTTATGATGAATACATAAAGGCCTGGTTTTTACTTCATGTTCTAATGAAAGAATTAAATTTAAGTGAAGAAAGAGACTTTATGTTTAATATGAGTGTAGGATATGATTTGGATGGAATAAAATCTTCTAGAGTAGATGCCTATATAGAAGGGATGAGAAATGCATCTAATACAAAAATTTGGAATGAGTGTAAAGAGACATTACTTTCTAATATAGATTTATTCTCTAATTTTAGTAAAGAAGATTTGGATAAAATTTCACCAGTAGTTTGTCCATCTATTACATTATCTACACTTCATGGATGTCCACCAGAAGAAATTGAAAAGATTGCAAAGTATCTTTTGGAAGAAAAAAATCTTCATACTTTTATAAAAATGAATCCAACTCTTTTAGGAGAAAAGTTTGTTAGAGATACCTTTGACAAAATGGGATATGACTATATAGTTCTTAATCCCAATCACTTTATAAATGATTTGCAATATAAAGATGGAGTATCCATGATTAAACGTTTAAAATCTGTTGCCAAAAATTTAAATTTAGAATTAGGAGTAAAGCTTACAAATACATTGCCAGTTAAAATTGAGAATGGTGAATTACCTGGGGAAGAAATGTATATGTCAGGACGTTCTCTTTTCCCACTAACAATATCTTTAGCAAGTAAATTAGCCTCAGAATTTAATGGGGATTTACAAATATCTTATTCAGGTGGTGCAGATTTCTTTAATGTAGAAAAGATTTTAAAAGCAGGTATTCAACCAATTACTTTTGCAACTACTATTTTAAAACCAGGTGGTTATGAAAGAATAACTCAAATGGCAAAAACAGTGGAAGAGCATCTTAAAGGTACATTTAAAGGCATTGATATAGAATATTTAAATGAGCTCGCAAATTCAGCTTTATCTGATAAATATCACCTTAAAGATCTTAGGCCTGTAGATAGTAGAAAGATTTCTTTAGAACTTCCTACTTATGATTGTGCAGTAGCGCCTTGTACTATAGGATGTCCTATAAATCAACAAATACCCGAATATGTATCTTTGGTTGGTGAGAAAAAATATGATGAGGCTTTTGAAGTGATAGCTAAGGATAATACTTCACCAGCAATAACAGGAACTATATGTAATCATAATTGTCAATATAAATGTACAAGACTTGATTATGATGAATCAGTTCTAATTAGAGATATGAAAAAAGTAGCTGTTTTAAATGCTGAGGATAAATACATTGAAAACACTAGAGAAGCTAATATAAGAAGTGATAAAAAAGTAGCAGTTATAGGAGCTGGCCCAGCAGGATTATCAGTAGCACTATTTTTAAGAAGAAATGGCGTAGATGTAACTGTAATGGATAGGAAAGAAAAGCCTTATGGAGTTATAGAATATGTTATTCCAGAGTTTAGAATTTCTCCTGACATGGTTAAAAAGGACTTTGATCTTGTTAAAAAACAAGGAGTTAAATTTAAATTTGGCATTGATGAAAATTTAGATATAGATGCTCTAAAAAAAGAATATGATTATGTGGTATTAGCAATAGGTGCTTGGAAACCAGGTAAGCTAACATTAAAAGAGGGTGGAGAAAAAACTATTGATGCTATTTCATTCCTTGAAAACCACAAAACGTCTAAAGGAGATATTAATTTAGGAAAACATGTCTGTATTATTGGCGGCGGCGATGTAGCTATGGATGCGGCACGTGCAGCTAAGAGAACTAATGGAGTAGAAGAAGTTTCCATAGCTTATAGAAGAACTAAAAAATATATGCCAGCTAGCCTAGAAGAAATAGAATTAGTTGAATCAGAAGGTATATTGTTTAAAGAGTTACTTTCACCAATGGCTATAAAAGGTTCAAAATTAATTTGTGAAGAGATGAAATTAGGGGAAAAAGATGCTTCAGGAAGAAGAAAACCTGTTGGTACTGGTAATACTGTGGAATTAGAAGCGGATACAGTTATTTTAGCTGTAGGACAACAAGTAGATAGTGATCTACTTAAGAAGAACAAAATAGAATTAAATGCTAAGGGATTACCTAAGGTAAAGGAATCTTGCGAAACAAATATTACTAATGTATATGTTGCTGGAGATATGAAAAAGGGACCAGCTACTATTGTTAAAGCTATAGCTGATGGTAAAGCAGTATCTAAGGACATTTTATCAAAAGAAGGATTAAGTAATGATTTTGATAAGAAAGTTTTCCCTATAAATGAGAAAAAAGTATACAGTAAAAAGGGTATATTAAAAGATCATAATTGTGTAGAAAATGAATCAGAAAGATGTCTATCTTGTAGCAACATATGTGAATTATGTGTAGATGTCTGTCCTAATAGAGCAAATGTAGTTATTAATGTAGAGGGAGATTTTAGTTCTTCACATCAAATAGTACATTTAGATGGAATGTGTAATGAATGTGGTAACTGCGGTATCTTCTGTCCTTATAAAGGAAATCCATATAAAGATAAACTAACACTTTTCTGGACTAAGGAAGATTTTGAAGATAGCACAAATAAAGGGTTCTTAGTTATAGATAAAGATAAGGGAACCTGTAAGGTTAGAAGAGAAGATGCTGAAATTATAGATTATATTATTGGAAAAGAAAATAATGTTTCAAAAGAAATGGACAGTATGATTAAAACTTTCATAAATGAATATAGTTATATGTTATAA
- the ygeW gene encoding knotted carbamoyltransferase YgeW: MQEIKKLTEKLESLKYDKMYNNDFFLTWEKTDDELKAVFQVADILRKMRENNISTKIFDSGLGISVFRDNSTRTRFSFASACNLLGLEVQDLDEGKSQIAHGETVRETANMISFMADVIGIRDDMFIGKGNKYMHEVSEAVQEGYKGGVLEQRPTLVNLQCDIDHPTQCMADLLHMIHYFGGIENLKGKKIAMSWAYSPSYGKPLSVPQGVVGLMTRMGMEVVLAHPEGYDLMPEVEDVARKNAKVSGGKFTKTNSMKEAFENADIVYPKSWAPFAFMERRTNLYGEGKFKEIDVLEKELLEENAKHKDWECTEEMMKLTKDEKALYLHCLPADITGVSCKEGEVAASVFDRYREPLYKEAGYKPYIIAAMMFLSKVKNPALKFEELLKANKPRFYGK; the protein is encoded by the coding sequence ATGCAAGAGATTAAAAAATTAACTGAAAAATTAGAAAGTTTAAAATATGACAAAATGTATAATAATGATTTCTTCTTAACCTGGGAAAAGACTGATGATGAACTTAAAGCAGTATTCCAAGTAGCAGATATTTTACGCAAAATGAGAGAAAACAATATATCTACAAAAATATTTGATAGTGGATTAGGTATTTCAGTATTTCGTGATAATTCAACAAGAACAAGATTTAGTTTTGCAAGTGCATGTAACTTATTAGGTTTAGAAGTTCAAGATTTAGATGAAGGAAAATCTCAAATTGCTCATGGTGAAACGGTACGTGAAACAGCAAATATGATTTCTTTTATGGCTGATGTTATAGGTATTAGAGATGATATGTTTATAGGTAAAGGAAATAAATATATGCATGAAGTATCTGAGGCAGTTCAAGAAGGATACAAGGGAGGAGTTTTAGAACAACGTCCTACACTTGTAAATCTTCAATGTGATATAGATCATCCAACTCAATGTATGGCAGATTTACTTCACATGATTCATTATTTTGGAGGAATAGAAAATCTTAAAGGTAAAAAAATAGCTATGTCTTGGGCATATTCACCATCTTATGGTAAGCCACTTTCAGTTCCTCAAGGTGTAGTGGGGTTAATGACAAGAATGGGAATGGAAGTTGTGCTTGCTCATCCAGAAGGATATGATTTAATGCCTGAAGTAGAAGATGTAGCAAGAAAAAATGCTAAAGTAAGTGGTGGTAAGTTTACAAAAACTAATTCAATGAAAGAAGCTTTTGAAAATGCAGATATAGTATACCCTAAGAGCTGGGCACCTTTTGCATTTATGGAAAGACGTACAAACCTATATGGAGAAGGCAAGTTTAAAGAAATAGATGTTCTAGAAAAAGAATTATTAGAAGAAAATGCTAAACATAAAGATTGGGAATGTACAGAGGAAATGATGAAACTTACTAAAGATGAAAAAGCATTATATTTACACTGTTTACCAGCAGATATTACTGGAGTTAGTTGCAAGGAAGGAGAGGTAGCTGCATCAGTATTTGATCGTTATCGTGAACCACTTTACAAAGAAGCTGGATATAAGCCTTATATCATTGCTGCGATGATGTTTTTGAGCAAAGTTAAAAATCCAGCCCTAAAGTTTGAAGAACTTCTAAAGGCAAACAAGCCAAGATTTTACGGAAAATAA